The following coding sequences lie in one Benincasa hispida cultivar B227 chromosome 6, ASM972705v1, whole genome shotgun sequence genomic window:
- the LOC120079470 gene encoding protein SMAX1-LIKE 4-like: MRSGTCVSSQQTLTPEAASVLKHSLSLAARRGHSHVTPLHVASTLLSSKPSTLSLFRRACLKSHPPHPLQSRALELCFNVALNRLPTSSPPLLHSPSLSNALIAALKRAQAHQRRGTSLDHHHHHQQQQLQHPLLAIKVELQHLVISILDDPSVSRVMREAGFSSTAVKNNIEEYNNNGSIITNTQTTTPLFFFPGSASASASGNASKFVFEVFLGMRKRKNVVLVGDSNERLVLEVMNKFKMGEVPQEMKGVKFVEFVPYNNNNNTNVSEFLRRKLGEIYDSGNLGGVVLYVGDLKWIVERGSSSSNYEVDSLIGEIERLLVEGFHYNDHNNINNKIKIWVMGVATYQIYMRCQMRLPSLETQWDLHALPLPSSGLALTLHSSSVYDSSRLSFFSQSMETKPFITKEEHENLNCCEECTSNFHNELHHLKSFHSKQVPSWLQSHTKEELVELKRKWNKLCSSLHRDGAVQTQSLMGKSFSYSPSYPWWPKSNISFTDHHHHHQTSKPLHNFVPRFRRQQSCTTIEFDFGNTKTEEEQSRELSLNSLKNMVGKEVKITLALGNSLFCDSSAESMEMESERKIERGEILKVLEENVPWQSELIPCIAEAVISMKKDEKLIQWVLMEGNDFIGKRKMGLVIAELLFGSVDFLLDLNVKSEEMGISKCEMLEKALKLNRELVVFVEDVEMVDSQLMKFLENGFQSGKFEEMKEESIKKVIFILTKDDSSGKMMNRGSSSSSSSVIEMTLKIEEPKSDHKRKAEWEFENKSKNRRINSSLDLNMEAEDEEEEEEDESGNGQIISPITSDLTGETKIPNGFVESISKRFVMNKKPKQESEIREELKGKMREAYKEKCKWDSRFRVEEGVIEGILEGFGSFSKRMFEKWVKEIFQTSLENGRYGGKGEGGIDIKLCLDHKHILEEEEEEEEDGYMGSCLPKKIKLSMD, encoded by the exons ATGCGATCAGGAACTTGTGTTTCTTCTCAGCAGACCCTCACCCCGGAGGCTGCTTCGGTTCTGAAGCATTCCCTTTCGCTAGCCGCTCGCCGTGGCCATTCCCATGTTACTCCGCTCCATGTAGCTTCAACTCTTTTATCCTCCAAACCCTCTACTCTCAGCCTCTTTCGTCGCGCTTGCCTTAAATCCCATCCTCCTCATCCTCTCCAATCTCGCGCTCTTGAACTTTGTTTCAATGTCGCTCTCAACCGTCTCCCTACTTCCTCCCCTCCTCTCCTCCATTCCCCCTCTCTCTCCAACGCTCTCATCGCCGCTCTCAAACGCGCTCAAGCTCATCAACGACGCGGTACCTCCCTcgaccaccaccaccaccaccaacaacaacaactacaACACCCTCTTCTCGCTATCAAAGTTGAGCTACAACATCTCGTTATCTCGATTCTCGATGACCCCAGTGTTAGTCGTGTCATGAGAGAAGCTGGTTTCTCAAGTACTGCTGTTAAAAACAACATTGAAGAGTATAATAACAATGGTAGTATTATTACTAATACTCAAACAACAACCccactttttttctttcctgGTTCTGCCTCTGCCTCTGCCTCTGGGAACGCCAGTAAGTTCGTGTTCGAGGTTTTCTTGGGAATGAGGAAGAGGAAGAATGTTGTTTTGGTTGGGGATTCTAATGAAAGACTTGTGTTGGAGGttatgaacaagttcaaaaTGGGGGAAGTGCCTCAAGAAATGAAAGGAGTTAAGTTTGTGGAATTTGTtccatataataataataataatactaatgtGTCTGAGTTTTTGAGGAGGAAGTTAGGGGAAATTTATGATAGTGGGAATTTGGGAGGAGTTGTGCTTTATGTTGGGGATTTGAAATGGATTGTGGAGAGGggtagtagtagtagtaattATGAAGTTGATAGCTTAATTGGGGAAATTGAAAGATTATTGGTGGAGGGTTTTCATTATAATGatcataataatattaataacaaGATTAAGATTTGGGTTATGGGTGTGGCTACTTATCAAATTTACATGAGATGTCAAATGAGATTGCCTTCTCTTGAAACTCAATGGGATCTTCAtgctcttcctcttccttcttCTGGACTTGCCTTAACTCTCCATTCTTCAAG TGTTTATGATTCTTCAAGGCTAAGCTTCTTCTCTCAATCTATGGAAACAAAGCCATTCATTACCAAAGAAGAACATGAAAACCTCAATTGTTGTGAAGAATGCACTTCAAATTTCCATAATGAACTACATCATTTGAAATCTTTCCACTCCAAACAAGTTCCCTCTTGGCTTCAATCACATACAAAG GAGGAGTTGGTGGAACTGAAGAGAAAATGGAACAAATTATGCAGTAGTCTACACAGAGATGGCGCTGTTCAGACTCAGAGCTTAATGGGGAAAAGCTTTTCATATTCTCCATCGTATCCATGGTGGCCTAAGTCAAATATTTCCTTCAcagatcatcatcatcatcatcaaacaTCAAAGCCATTACACAATTTTGTTCCTAGATTCAGAAGACAACAATCTTGCACAACGATTGAATTTGATTTTGGGAACACAAAAACAGAAGAAGAACAGAGTAGAGAATTGAGTTTGAATTCTCTCAAAAACATGGTGGGGAAAGAAGTGAAAATCACTCTGGCTTTAGGGAATTCTCTGTTTTGTGATTCATCAGCAGAATCCATGGAAATGGAAAGTGaaagaaagattgaaagaggagAGATTTTGAAGGTTTTGGAAGAGAATGTACCATGGCAATCAGAATTGATCCCTTGTATAGCAGAGGCAGTGATTTCAATGAAGAAAGATGAGAAATTGATTCAATGGGTTTTGATGGAAGGGAATGATTtcattggaaaaagaaaaatgggtcTTGTAATTGCAGAATTATTATTTGGATCTGTGGATTTTTTGTTGGATTTGAATGTTAAAAGTGAAGAAATGGGGATTTCTAAATGTGAAATGCTGGAAAAGGCATTGAAATTGAACAGAGAGCTTGTGGTTTTTGTTGAAGATGTGGAAATGGTGGATTCCCAGTTGATGAAATTTCTTGAAAATGGATTTCAGAGTGGGAAAtttgaagaaatgaaagaagaaagCATTAAAAAAGTGATATTCATTTTAACAAAAGACGATTCTTCTGGTAAAATGATGAACAGaggttcttcttcttcgtcgTCGTCTGTGATCGAAATGACACTAAAAATCGAAGAACCCAAATCTGATCACAAGCGAAAAGCCGAATGGGAATTCGAAAACAAATCGAAAAACCGAAGAATCAACAGCAGCCTGGATCTAAACATGGAAGCAGaggatgaggaagaagaagaagaagatgaatcagGAAATGGGCAAATTATAAGTCCAATAACAAGTGATCTAACAGGGGAAACAAAAATTCCAAATGGGTTTGTCGAATCGATTTCGAAGCGATTCGTTATGAATAAAAAACCAAAGCAAGAATCAGAAATAAGAGAAGAATTGAAGGGGAAAATGAGAGAGGCATACAAGGAGAAATGTAAATGGGATAGTAGATTTAGAGTGGAAGAGGGGGTTATAGAGGGAATTTTAGAAGGATTTGGTTCATTTTCTAAGAGAATGTTTGAAAAATGGGTGAAAGAGATTTTTCAAACAAGCTTAGAAAATGGTAGATATGGTGGGAAAGGGGAAGGGGGTATAGATATAAAATTGTGTTTGGATCATAAACAcattttggaagaagaagaagaagaagaagaagatgggtaTATGGGTTCTTGTCtccctaaaaaaattaaactttctATGGATTGA